A genomic stretch from Clostridiisalibacter paucivorans DSM 22131 includes:
- a CDS encoding M42 family metallopeptidase, translating into MLLKKLSQSSGVSGNEGEIRQVIIEEIREYVDKISIDKIGNIIAFKKGTNPSCRLMLSSHMDEIGLIVTNIDDCGLIKFSPVGDVDKRTLLSKQVFIGNNKVLGVIGGKPIHLQKQNEREKFLDFKDMYIDIGAKSKDDAEKLVSIGDYISFNTDFYLVNNTLLKGKALDSRSGCNILIDLTKNDYKNDIYFVFTVMNKIGVRGAGPAAFQINPDLAIVLESTETDDMVENKEHIPKITLGKGPVLGLMGKNIIYNEELKKIIIRISKKNNIDIQYQTDSKHLSDAFAIQTSATGIKVASISVPVRYMYSFNKLISKNDYDNFKKLLDLFLKEYNK; encoded by the coding sequence ATGTTATTAAAAAAACTATCACAGTCCAGTGGTGTATCAGGCAATGAGGGAGAAATAAGGCAGGTTATTATAGAAGAGATTAGAGAGTATGTTGATAAAATATCTATTGATAAAATAGGTAATATAATAGCTTTTAAAAAAGGTACAAATCCATCATGTCGATTAATGCTATCTTCTCATATGGATGAAATAGGACTTATAGTTACTAATATAGATGATTGTGGGTTAATAAAATTTTCTCCAGTGGGAGATGTTGATAAGAGAACATTATTATCAAAACAAGTTTTTATAGGAAATAATAAAGTTCTCGGAGTTATAGGTGGGAAACCTATTCATTTGCAAAAACAGAATGAAAGAGAGAAGTTTTTAGATTTTAAAGATATGTATATAGATATAGGTGCAAAAAGTAAAGATGATGCTGAAAAATTAGTATCTATTGGAGATTATATATCATTCAATACAGATTTTTATCTTGTAAATAATACTTTGTTAAAAGGAAAGGCTTTAGACTCTAGGTCAGGATGTAATATATTGATTGATTTAACAAAAAATGATTATAAGAATGATATATATTTTGTATTTACTGTAATGAACAAAATTGGTGTTAGAGGAGCTGGCCCAGCAGCTTTTCAAATAAATCCTGACTTAGCAATTGTTTTAGAAAGCACTGAAACAGATGATATGGTTGAAAACAAAGAACATATACCAAAAATAACTTTGGGGAAAGGACCAGTATTGGGACTTATGGGAAAAAATATTATTTATAATGAAGAACTAAAAAAGATCATAATAAGAATAAGTAAGAAAAATAACATTGATATTCAATATCAAACCGATTCAAAGCATTTAAGTGATGCTTTTGCTATCCAAACTTCAGCAACAGGAATAAAAGTTGCAAGTATATCAGTACCTGTTAGATATATGTATTCTTTTAACAAATTAATAAGTAAAAATGATTATGATAATTTTAAAAAACTTTTAGATTTATTTCTAAAGGAATATAATAAATAG
- a CDS encoding potassium channel family protein: MKVRSILIYIKKIHHIMFEGKIYKGFIISIILIIAFSIVFYCLESNINSSVNSIWDALWWGIVTSTTVGYGDIFPITIAGRIIAMLLMLIGIGIFGYIAASFASILIEKNLKKGMGILDVNFKEHIIIIGWDERSSIIINTLLKENKDIKIVLIDDIEYNPFDNKNVSFIKGNPWYDKTLLRANIKEAQTAMVLVNKKSKDSHMEDAKSILTCLAIDHLNSNIFLIAEALNPDNKIHFKRANVDYIFISNEIESEILVKNVLYKLLNKDSESFEKMSYYKSFKIKLPSYCYGKTYMEVLNHFLDSKVTIVGFIREKQKNICPSSSTILNKGDILICISPN, from the coding sequence GTGAAAGTTAGAAGTATTTTAATTTATATAAAGAAAATACATCATATAATGTTTGAAGGAAAAATATATAAGGGCTTTATTATATCGATTATATTAATTATAGCTTTTTCAATAGTGTTCTATTGTCTTGAATCAAATATTAATAGCAGCGTAAATTCAATATGGGATGCCCTTTGGTGGGGTATTGTAACTAGTACAACTGTAGGTTATGGTGATATATTTCCTATAACTATTGCTGGCCGTATTATAGCTATGTTATTAATGCTTATAGGTATAGGTATCTTTGGTTATATAGCTGCATCATTTGCATCTATATTAATAGAGAAAAATCTTAAGAAAGGTATGGGTATATTGGATGTTAATTTTAAAGAACATATAATTATAATAGGTTGGGATGAACGTTCTAGTATAATAATAAACACACTTTTAAAAGAGAATAAAGATATAAAGATTGTATTGATAGATGATATTGAATACAATCCCTTTGACAATAAGAATGTATCATTTATTAAAGGGAATCCCTGGTATGATAAGACTTTATTGAGGGCTAATATTAAGGAAGCTCAAACAGCAATGGTACTTGTAAATAAAAAAAGTAAGGATTCCCATATGGAAGATGCAAAATCCATATTAACTTGTCTAGCTATAGACCATTTGAATTCCAATATATTTTTAATAGCTGAAGCACTTAACCCTGATAATAAGATTCATTTCAAAAGAGCAAATGTAGATTATATTTTTATAAGTAATGAAATAGAAAGTGAAATCTTAGTTAAAAATGTTTTATATAAATTACTAAATAAAGATAGTGAATCTTTTGAGAAGATGTCTTATTATAAAAGTTTTAAGATTAAACTTCCTTCATATTGCTATGGAAAAACATATATGGAAGTATTAAATCATTTTTTAGATAGCAAAGTAACAATAGTAGGATTTATACGAGAAAAACAAAAAAATATATGTCCATCATCTAGCACGATATTAAATAAAGGAGATATATTGATATGTATATCTCCTAATTGA
- a CDS encoding M42 family metallopeptidase: MTIESGLLKNLTQIFSPSGYEDSIRDFIREEIKEYVDEIFIDKLGNLIARKKGNGKKIMVAAHMDQIGMMITNIDNNGFLRFTGIGGVFPHHVIGQKVIFENKTVGIIEMEEKIENKDKLKLKDLYIDIGAKDKSEAMKTVNIGDTCVFHSEYHEDDNRVVTKALDDRIGCYILIKTIKDLIESPNDIYFTFTVQEELGLRGAKTSAFFIEPDLGISVDITGCGDTPNAELFAVKLDGGTAIKVKDNYLITHPKVKNLMVNIAKENEIKYQMEVLEYGGTDSGAIHTSKSGVPSGVISVPTRYSHTDHETVFKSDVNASLRLLMAILQKDVSLYL; the protein is encoded by the coding sequence ATGACTATAGAAAGCGGTTTATTAAAAAATTTGACTCAAATATTTTCTCCATCTGGATATGAAGATTCTATTAGAGACTTTATAAGGGAAGAAATAAAAGAGTATGTAGATGAAATATTTATTGATAAGCTTGGTAACCTAATTGCACGAAAAAAGGGAAATGGTAAAAAAATAATGGTTGCTGCTCATATGGATCAAATAGGTATGATGATTACTAATATTGATAATAATGGCTTTTTAAGATTTACTGGAATAGGAGGAGTTTTTCCACATCATGTTATAGGACAAAAAGTAATTTTTGAAAATAAAACAGTGGGCATAATTGAAATGGAAGAAAAAATAGAGAATAAGGATAAACTAAAATTAAAAGACCTTTATATAGATATAGGCGCAAAAGATAAATCAGAAGCTATGAAAACCGTCAATATTGGAGACACATGTGTATTCCATAGTGAATACCACGAAGACGACAATAGAGTGGTAACTAAGGCCCTCGATGACAGAATTGGGTGCTATATATTAATAAAAACAATAAAAGATTTAATTGAATCTCCAAATGATATATATTTTACATTTACTGTACAAGAAGAGTTAGGGCTGAGGGGCGCTAAGACATCAGCATTTTTTATAGAACCTGATTTAGGAATATCTGTAGATATTACAGGTTGTGGAGATACTCCCAATGCTGAACTCTTTGCTGTCAAACTTGATGGAGGTACAGCTATTAAAGTAAAAGATAATTATTTAATAACCCATCCAAAAGTTAAAAATTTAATGGTTAATATAGCAAAAGAAAATGAAATTAAATATCAGATGGAAGTTCTTGAATATGGTGGCACAGATTCTGGTGCTATTCATACATCAAAATCTGGGGTGCCTTCTGGAGTTATTTCTGTACCCACTAGATACTCTCATACAGATCATGAGACTGTATTTAAATCAGATGTTAATGCATCATTAAGATTATTAATGGCTATTTTACAGAAAGATGTTTCTCTTTATCTTTAA
- a CDS encoding PLP-dependent aminotransferase family protein, with protein sequence MNSIYDISLDRSSNQHLYIQLYNEIKKLIVDKELNPHHKLPPIRKLSEFLNVNNVTVVNAYKLLEQENFVYKKIGSGTFVNKIIPNSMMDMESNQDIKKNNEDIIDFASATPTPDLFPVSDFKLVMNEVLDRDKGDAFGYQESQGYLPLRKSIMEYISNYNIHTRLENIHIVSGAQQGIDIISKSLIDYGDIVFIESPTYTGAIGTFKSRAARIIEIPMLEDGIDIQTLENKLKTFKPKFIYVMPNFQNPTGFSYSLEKKQQLLKLANEYDIYIVEDDYLSDLSFYSNENTTLKSMDKNDKVIYIKSFSKIFMPGLRLAFVVIPISLTREFIAAKHISDISTSSLIQRAFDLYLKKGIWQKHINYMENIYKKRFEIMSEGLKKYMPKALNLYNPMGGLNFWISLPHGFSADVLYEISIHENITFVPGSYFFLNKRDDNHFRLSIASVYADEIYKGIEKMSTVIKKYLSEQIYVRDEQTPLL encoded by the coding sequence ATGAATAGTATATATGATATAAGTCTTGATAGAAGCTCCAATCAACATCTTTATATACAATTATACAATGAAATAAAAAAGCTTATAGTAGATAAGGAATTAAATCCTCACCATAAGCTACCACCTATTAGAAAATTATCTGAATTTCTAAATGTAAATAATGTAACTGTTGTAAATGCATATAAATTACTTGAACAGGAAAACTTTGTTTATAAAAAAATAGGTAGTGGTACATTCGTAAACAAAATAATACCTAACTCAATGATGGATATGGAATCAAATCAAGATATTAAAAAAAATAATGAAGATATAATAGACTTTGCCAGTGCTACCCCTACTCCTGATCTTTTTCCCGTATCTGACTTTAAGCTTGTTATGAATGAAGTACTAGATAGAGATAAAGGAGATGCTTTTGGATATCAAGAAAGTCAAGGCTACCTTCCATTAAGAAAGTCTATAATGGAATATATTAGTAATTATAATATACATACCAGATTAGAAAATATTCATATAGTATCTGGTGCTCAACAGGGAATTGATATAATATCAAAATCTCTCATTGATTATGGAGATATTGTATTCATAGAAAGCCCTACTTATACTGGAGCTATTGGCACTTTTAAATCTAGAGCTGCTAGAATAATAGAAATTCCTATGCTGGAAGATGGGATTGACATCCAAACATTAGAAAACAAATTAAAAACCTTTAAGCCTAAATTTATTTATGTGATGCCCAATTTCCAAAATCCCACTGGCTTTTCATATAGCTTAGAAAAAAAACAACAATTATTAAAATTAGCAAATGAATATGATATATATATTGTTGAAGATGATTATTTAAGTGACTTATCTTTTTATAGCAATGAAAATACTACTTTAAAATCTATGGATAAAAATGATAAAGTCATATATATAAAAAGTTTTTCTAAAATATTTATGCCGGGATTGAGACTAGCTTTTGTAGTAATTCCAATATCTCTTACTAGAGAGTTTATTGCAGCCAAACATATATCAGATATATCTACTTCTAGTCTTATACAGAGGGCATTTGATTTATATCTTAAAAAAGGAATATGGCAAAAACATATAAACTATATGGAAAATATTTATAAAAAAAGATTTGAAATAATGTCTGAAGGACTAAAAAAGTATATGCCTAAGGCTCTAAATCTTTATAATCCTATGGGCGGATTAAACTTTTGGATATCTTTGCCCCATGGCTTTTCCGCTGATGTATTATATGAAATATCCATTCATGAAAATATAACTTTTGTACCTGGATCCTATTTTTTCTTAAACAAAAGAGATGATAACCATTTTAGGCTAAGCATTGCATCAGTCTATGCTGATGAGATTTATAAAGGTATAGAAAAAATGAGTACTGTTATTAAAAAATATCTAAGTGAACAAATATATGTAAGAGATGAACAGACACCTTTACTATAA
- a CDS encoding M42 family metallopeptidase — protein MLIEDFLVEATQCPSVSGYEYNAVKIIKDYFKTYTDTITTDKLGNVIALKRGTTSNFKIMLAAHMDEIGLMITDIKKNGSIKFTQIGGFDPRTLISQNVVIHGAKDITGVIVLSDESKTEKVKLKDLHIDTGYTKKELITLVNVGDIITIDRKMSKLDNNILTGKCLDDKAGIAVMLQCAKELSNMKHDGDIYFVSTVQEEVGYNGAKTGIYSIDPDIGIAIDVGFGKTPEIPDDRAIHMGKGAAITMGGNIHPSLRKHMTEVAKKYNIPHQFEVSPGATGTDAWIMQISKAGIPCILLSIPLRYMHTSVETVDIKDILNAGQLLAQFIINITDDLLEGLLCY, from the coding sequence GTGTTAATAGAAGATTTTTTAGTAGAAGCTACACAGTGTCCATCAGTTTCTGGATATGAATATAATGCTGTGAAAATAATAAAGGATTACTTTAAAACTTATACAGATACTATTACTACAGATAAACTCGGAAATGTAATAGCTCTTAAAAGAGGCACCACAAGTAATTTCAAAATAATGTTGGCTGCCCATATGGATGAGATAGGACTAATGATTACGGATATTAAAAAAAATGGAAGCATTAAATTTACTCAAATTGGAGGTTTTGATCCTAGAACATTAATAAGTCAAAATGTAGTTATACATGGGGCTAAAGATATAACAGGTGTTATTGTTTTATCTGATGAAAGTAAAACAGAGAAAGTTAAATTGAAGGACCTTCATATTGATACAGGATACACTAAAAAAGAATTAATTACATTAGTCAATGTAGGAGATATAATAACTATAGATAGAAAAATGTCTAAACTTGACAACAATATTTTAACAGGTAAATGCCTTGATGATAAAGCAGGCATAGCTGTAATGTTACAATGTGCTAAGGAATTATCTAATATGAAACATGATGGAGATATATATTTTGTTTCTACAGTTCAAGAAGAAGTTGGATACAATGGAGCTAAAACTGGAATTTATAGCATAGACCCTGATATAGGTATTGCCATTGATGTAGGTTTTGGAAAAACTCCTGAAATACCTGATGATAGAGCTATCCATATGGGTAAAGGTGCCGCCATTACTATGGGAGGTAATATACACCCTTCATTAAGAAAACATATGACTGAGGTTGCTAAAAAATATAATATACCTCATCAATTTGAAGTATCGCCAGGTGCTACTGGTACTGACGCATGGATAATGCAAATATCTAAAGCAGGTATTCCTTGTATTTTATTATCGATACCATTAAGGTATATGCATACATCGGTAGAAACTGTTGACATAAAAGACATTTTAAATGCAGGTCAATTATTGGCACAATTTATTATTAATATAACTGATGATTTGTTGGAGGGATTATTATGTTATTAA
- a CDS encoding CheR family methyltransferase, with amino-acid sequence MDKYEIFKDKVYKLTGINLSLYKEKQMKRRIGSLVSRNNYNDFDDYFMALKSNKKLFDEFLNYLTINVSEFYRNPNQWHILEKNILPELLKKNKKINIWSSACSTGEEPYSLVMLLSNFMDLNKIKILATDIDKGAIEKAQVGVYSEKSLKNLPEKFKKKYFTKISNSYKINEDIKKCVDFKSINLLKDKYPKNYHLILCRNVMIYFTEEAKSEMYNKFHDSLADDGVFFVGSTEQIILPNKYNLQPIKTFFYKKI; translated from the coding sequence ATGGATAAATATGAAATTTTTAAAGATAAAGTGTATAAACTGACGGGGATAAACTTGTCATTATACAAAGAAAAACAAATGAAAAGAAGGATAGGCTCATTAGTTTCAAGGAATAATTATAATGACTTTGACGATTATTTTATGGCTCTAAAGAGTAATAAGAAATTATTTGATGAATTTTTAAATTACCTAACTATAAATGTATCAGAGTTTTATAGAAACCCTAATCAATGGCATATATTAGAAAAAAATATTTTACCAGAACTCTTGAAAAAAAACAAAAAAATAAATATTTGGAGCAGTGCTTGTTCCACTGGAGAAGAGCCATATTCACTGGTAATGCTACTAAGTAACTTTATGGACTTAAATAAAATAAAGATTCTCGCTACAGATATAGATAAAGGTGCTATAGAAAAAGCTCAAGTTGGAGTTTATAGTGAAAAAAGTCTTAAAAACCTTCCTGAAAAATTCAAAAAGAAATATTTTACTAAAATTAGCAATTCTTATAAAATAAATGAAGATATTAAAAAATGTGTGGATTTTAAAAGCATTAACTTATTAAAAGATAAATATCCTAAGAACTATCATTTGATTCTCTGTAGAAATGTCATGATATACTTTACTGAAGAGGCGAAATCTGAAATGTATAATAAATTTCATGATTCTCTTGCTGATGACGGTGTATTCTTTGTAGGTAGTACAGAGCAAATTATATTACCTAATAAATATAATCTACAACCTATAAAAACTTTTTTTTATAAGAAAATTTAA
- a CDS encoding pyridoxal phosphate-dependent aminotransferase encodes MKLSNRITSMQESPIRKLVPIAEKAKKNGKKVYHLNIGQPDIKTPKFFFDAVKNFDEEVLAYSFSQGIPELINSFTKYYNDYGIDFKPEDILVTNGGSEAILFTLLAVCDDGDEVLIPEPFYTNYNGFGREIGVKVKPITTKAEDGFHLPKKEEIEKLISPKTKAILLSNPGNPTGAIYTKEEVYMLGDIAKENDLFIVADEVYREFIYDGFDYISFGEVAEIEDRVVITDSISKRYSACGARIGCIASKNKTLIKQILKLCQGRLCVPTIEQVGAAALTNVTKDYFDKVVAEYKNRRDVVYNALKQMDGVLCEKPHGAFYIIAKLPVDDAEKFVVWLLEEFDLDNETVMFAPAEGFYATEGLGRDEVRMSYVLKEEDLKRAMEILAEGLKAYPGRK; translated from the coding sequence ATGAAATTATCTAACAGAATTACATCTATGCAAGAATCACCAATAAGAAAACTTGTTCCAATAGCTGAAAAGGCTAAAAAAAATGGTAAAAAGGTATATCATCTTAATATTGGACAGCCTGATATTAAGACACCGAAGTTTTTCTTTGATGCAGTAAAGAATTTTGATGAAGAAGTTCTAGCTTATAGTTTTTCACAAGGTATACCTGAATTAATTAATAGTTTTACAAAATACTATAACGATTATGGAATAGATTTTAAACCAGAAGACATATTAGTAACAAATGGTGGTAGTGAAGCCATATTGTTTACCCTTTTAGCTGTATGTGACGATGGAGATGAAGTACTTATACCAGAGCCATTCTATACAAATTACAATGGATTTGGAAGAGAAATAGGTGTAAAGGTTAAGCCTATTACAACTAAAGCAGAAGATGGATTTCATTTGCCTAAAAAAGAAGAAATAGAAAAACTAATTTCTCCTAAGACTAAGGCTATATTATTATCAAATCCAGGCAATCCTACAGGAGCTATTTATACAAAAGAAGAAGTATATATGTTAGGCGATATTGCCAAGGAAAACGATTTATTTATAGTAGCTGACGAAGTTTACAGAGAATTTATTTATGATGGTTTTGATTATATAAGTTTTGGTGAAGTAGCTGAAATTGAAGATAGAGTAGTTATAACAGATAGTATATCTAAAAGATATAGTGCTTGTGGTGCTAGAATAGGATGTATAGCTAGTAAGAATAAAACATTAATAAAGCAAATATTAAAACTTTGTCAGGGAAGACTTTGTGTACCTACTATCGAACAAGTTGGAGCTGCTGCTTTAACAAACGTAACTAAAGATTATTTTGATAAAGTTGTAGCTGAATACAAAAATAGAAGAGATGTTGTATATAATGCACTTAAACAAATGGATGGAGTACTTTGCGAAAAACCCCATGGTGCATTTTATATAATTGCTAAGTTACCAGTAGATGATGCAGAGAAATTTGTAGTATGGCTATTAGAAGAATTTGATCTAGATAACGAAACTGTTATGTTTGCTCCAGCTGAAGGTTTTTATGCAACAGAAGGATTAGGTAGAGATGAAGTAAGAATGTCTTATGTTTTAAAAGAAGAGGACTTGAAAAGAGCTATGGAAATATTAGCAGAAGGGCTTAAAGCTTATCCAGGTAGAAAATAA
- the miaB gene encoding tRNA (N6-isopentenyl adenosine(37)-C2)-methylthiotransferase MiaB, with protein sequence MNEHDSEMIIGILDQMNFTQTENKAEADLIIFNTCLIRENAENKVYGNLGELKELKKENPELIIAVCGCMMQKKEIRDIIKSKYRHVDIIFGTHNIHRLPELLSKYNQNDEMLIEVLEDSDHITEYVPVKRKFSFKAYVNIMYGCNNFCTYCVVPYTRGREKSREPEDILNEVLKLSKEGYKEITLLGQNVNSYGKTLDSKLTFAQLLYMLNEVDGIERIRFMTSHPKDLSDELIEAIKKCDKVCEHIHLPFQSGSNNILKSMNRKYTKEKYLELVEKIKKEIPDIAVTTDIIVGFPGETEEDFEETLDVVKQVGYDSAFTFLYSIRKGTPAAKMEDQVPESIKNKRFQKLLDTLHPISYNRNLPYLNKIVEVLVEGTSKNNESILSGRTRTNKLVHFKGEKSLIGKLVDVKINTVKTWTLEGDLITTK encoded by the coding sequence ATGAATGAGCACGATTCCGAAATGATTATTGGTATATTAGACCAAATGAATTTCACTCAGACTGAAAATAAAGCAGAAGCTGATTTAATAATATTTAATACATGCTTGATTAGAGAAAATGCTGAAAATAAAGTTTATGGAAATTTAGGAGAATTAAAAGAACTAAAAAAAGAAAATCCTGAACTTATAATAGCAGTATGTGGATGTATGATGCAGAAAAAAGAGATAAGAGATATTATAAAATCTAAATATAGACATGTTGATATAATATTTGGAACCCATAACATTCATAGATTGCCAGAGTTATTATCTAAATATAATCAAAATGATGAAATGTTAATAGAGGTATTGGAAGATAGTGACCATATAACAGAATATGTACCCGTTAAAAGGAAATTTAGTTTTAAAGCCTATGTTAATATTATGTATGGATGTAATAATTTCTGCACGTATTGTGTTGTTCCCTATACTAGAGGTAGAGAAAAAAGCAGGGAGCCTGAAGATATATTAAATGAAGTACTTAAACTTAGCAAAGAAGGATATAAGGAAATTACCTTATTAGGACAAAATGTTAATTCTTATGGAAAGACTTTGGACAGCAAGTTAACATTTGCTCAATTGCTATATATGTTAAATGAAGTGGATGGAATTGAACGGATTAGGTTTATGACTTCACATCCCAAAGATCTTTCGGATGAATTAATAGAGGCTATAAAGAAATGTGATAAAGTGTGTGAGCATATACATTTACCATTTCAATCTGGAAGCAATAATATACTTAAATCTATGAATAGAAAATATACAAAAGAAAAATATTTAGAACTTGTAGAAAAAATAAAGAAAGAAATACCAGATATAGCTGTTACTACAGATATTATTGTTGGCTTCCCTGGGGAAACAGAAGAAGACTTTGAAGAAACTTTAGATGTAGTTAAGCAAGTAGGTTATGATTCTGCTTTTACTTTTTTATATTCTATTAGAAAAGGAACTCCTGCTGCAAAAATGGAAGATCAAGTCCCCGAATCAATAAAAAATAAAAGATTTCAAAAACTTTTAGATACACTTCACCCTATTAGTTATAATAGAAACCTTCCATATTTAAATAAAATAGTGGAAGTATTAGTAGAGGGTACTAGTAAAAACAATGAATCTATACTTTCTGGCAGAACTAGAACTAATAAATTGGTTCACTTTAAAGGAGAAAAAAGCTTAATAGGAAAACTAGTTGATGTTAAAATTAACACAGTAAAGACTTGGACATTAGAAGGAGATCTCATAACTACAAAATAG